Proteins encoded together in one Temnothorax longispinosus isolate EJ_2023e chromosome 5, Tlon_JGU_v1, whole genome shotgun sequence window:
- the LOC139813663 gene encoding uncharacterized protein isoform X3: protein MKTQPFHLEVLAVLLLSVIPWPGPSVFKISCPRDRASVVRRIVHKRWIPILKKYQVELPLECPFHESRDIFRPQQKAKHQHRPSQWTCGLCGKSFYAEKHLEVHFDNRHKSNVNTAEDAVCLADYCDIMRCEVLGNRDFENSVDDDGEHLNTDIQVWRENTEQKKQQQQRRSTSIVPCESRGLARMYPADKSCSVAGGGAVTKLQRYCRRDDHHDDGDMHNHRLARSSYHNEIAEADNKNIDCEEDEDEEDEEDVEDEENLVEAALPAVDKKQRRRGLHLRKLKSNCKPEELQKLKTQCEILVRDCIAGLLANLSLRDFQEIEGELNRAICWYLSCDRYWEDTKRPQRHTPWYLLTIFMLLLFSSIYACYYIIWVCFNTSDEDRLDGTGSVDYNGSTDRSSTSPLHDPSIHNEGRLERRKGDHGDENLPLSSEDMPDHYIYVSYPPELKRRLLESDPPAYSCYNRTTRL, encoded by the exons ATGAAGACCCAACCCTTTCACCTCGAG gttTTGGCAGTTTTGCTTCTATCTGTGATTCCATGGCCGGGCCCCAGCGTCTTTAAAATATCATGCCCCCGCGATCGAGCGTCCGTAGTGAGGAGGATAGTTCACAAG AGATGGATACCAATACTGAAGAAATATCAGGTAGAATTGCCGTTGGAATGCCCATTCCACGAGAGTCGAGATATTTTTCGGCCACAACAAAAGGCGAAGCATCAGCACAGGCCATCACAATGGACCTGCGGCCTTTGCGGCAAGTCCTTCTATGCCGAGAAACATCTGGAAGTCCACTTCGATAACAGACACAAAAGCAATGTTAATACG gCAGAAGACGCGGTATGCCTAGCGGACTACTGCGACATCATGCGCTGCGAGGTGCTGGGCAACCGCGACTTCGAGAACTCGGTGGACGACGATGGCGAGCACTTGAACACCGATATCCAAGTGTGGCGCGAAAATACCGAGCAGAAGAAGCAACAGCAACAACGTCGCAGCACTTCTATCGTGCCGTGCGAGTCACGCGGCCTCGCCAGGATGTATCCTGCAGATAAATCCTGCTCCGTCGCCGGCGGTGGAGCAGTGACGAAGCTGCAGCGTTACTGCCGTCGCGACGACCACCACGACGACGGTGACATGCACAATCATAGACTAGCGAGATCGTCCTATCACAACGAGATCGCCGAAGCGGATAATAAGAATATTGACTGcgaggaggacgaggacgaggaggacgaggaggacGTGGAGGACGAAGAGAATCTGGTGGAAGCGGCGCTGCCCGCTGTCGACAAAAAACAGAGACGGCGGGGGCTGCATTTGAGGAAGCTAAAGTCCAACTGCAAGCCGGAGGAACTGCAGAAGCTGAAGACCCAATGTGAA ATACTCGTGCGTGATTGCATCGCCGGACTGCTCGCTAATCTTTCCCTACGGGATTTCCAAGAAATCGAAG GGGAGCTAAACCGAGCGATCTGCTGGTATCTCAGCTGCGACAGATACTGGGAGGACACAAAAAGACCGCAGCGTCACACACCCTGGTACCTACTGACCATCTTCATGCTGCTCCTGTTTTCATCGATTTACGCATGTTACTACATAATCTGGGTTTGCTTTAA CACCTCGGACGAAGACAGACTGGACGGTACCGGAAGCGTGGATTACAACGGAAGCACGGATCGCTCGAGTACTTCTCCGTTGCATGACCCAAGTATTCATAACGAAGGCAGGTTGGAGAGACGGAAGGGCGATCATGGGGACGAGAACCTGCCCTTATCAAGCGAGGATATGCCCGATCATTATATCTACGTCTCATACCCACCCGAGCTGAAGCGGCGACTTCTGGAGAG TGATCCTCCTGCTTACAGCTGCTACAACAGAACCACTCGTCTCTAA
- the LOC139813663 gene encoding uncharacterized protein isoform X4, with the protein MKTQPFHLEVLAVLLLSVIPWPGPSVFKISCPRDRASVVRRIVHKRWIPILKKYQVELPLECPFHESRDIFRPQQKAKHQHRPSQWTCGLCGKSFYAEKHLEVHFDNRHKSNVNTAEDAVCLADYCDIMRCEVLGNRDFENSVDDDGEHLNTDIQVWRENTEQKKQQQQRRSTSIVPCESRGLARMYPADKSCSVAGGGAVTKLQRYCRRDDHHDDGDMHNHRLARSSYHNEIAEADNKNIDCEEDEDEEDEEDVEDEENLVEAALPAVDKKQRRRGLHLRKLKSNCKPEELQKLKTQCEILVRDCIAGLLANLSLRDFQEIEGELNRAICWYLSCDRYWEDTKRPQRHTPWYLLTIFMLLLFSSIYACYYIIWVCFNTSDEDRLDGTGSVDYNGSTDRSSTSPLHDPSIHNEGRLERRKGDHGDENLPLSSEDMPDHYIYVSYPPELKRRLLESCYNRTTRL; encoded by the exons ATGAAGACCCAACCCTTTCACCTCGAG gttTTGGCAGTTTTGCTTCTATCTGTGATTCCATGGCCGGGCCCCAGCGTCTTTAAAATATCATGCCCCCGCGATCGAGCGTCCGTAGTGAGGAGGATAGTTCACAAG AGATGGATACCAATACTGAAGAAATATCAGGTAGAATTGCCGTTGGAATGCCCATTCCACGAGAGTCGAGATATTTTTCGGCCACAACAAAAGGCGAAGCATCAGCACAGGCCATCACAATGGACCTGCGGCCTTTGCGGCAAGTCCTTCTATGCCGAGAAACATCTGGAAGTCCACTTCGATAACAGACACAAAAGCAATGTTAATACG gCAGAAGACGCGGTATGCCTAGCGGACTACTGCGACATCATGCGCTGCGAGGTGCTGGGCAACCGCGACTTCGAGAACTCGGTGGACGACGATGGCGAGCACTTGAACACCGATATCCAAGTGTGGCGCGAAAATACCGAGCAGAAGAAGCAACAGCAACAACGTCGCAGCACTTCTATCGTGCCGTGCGAGTCACGCGGCCTCGCCAGGATGTATCCTGCAGATAAATCCTGCTCCGTCGCCGGCGGTGGAGCAGTGACGAAGCTGCAGCGTTACTGCCGTCGCGACGACCACCACGACGACGGTGACATGCACAATCATAGACTAGCGAGATCGTCCTATCACAACGAGATCGCCGAAGCGGATAATAAGAATATTGACTGcgaggaggacgaggacgaggaggacgaggaggacGTGGAGGACGAAGAGAATCTGGTGGAAGCGGCGCTGCCCGCTGTCGACAAAAAACAGAGACGGCGGGGGCTGCATTTGAGGAAGCTAAAGTCCAACTGCAAGCCGGAGGAACTGCAGAAGCTGAAGACCCAATGTGAA ATACTCGTGCGTGATTGCATCGCCGGACTGCTCGCTAATCTTTCCCTACGGGATTTCCAAGAAATCGAAG GGGAGCTAAACCGAGCGATCTGCTGGTATCTCAGCTGCGACAGATACTGGGAGGACACAAAAAGACCGCAGCGTCACACACCCTGGTACCTACTGACCATCTTCATGCTGCTCCTGTTTTCATCGATTTACGCATGTTACTACATAATCTGGGTTTGCTTTAA CACCTCGGACGAAGACAGACTGGACGGTACCGGAAGCGTGGATTACAACGGAAGCACGGATCGCTCGAGTACTTCTCCGTTGCATGACCCAAGTATTCATAACGAAGGCAGGTTGGAGAGACGGAAGGGCGATCATGGGGACGAGAACCTGCCCTTATCAAGCGAGGATATGCCCGATCATTATATCTACGTCTCATACCCACCCGAGCTGAAGCGGCGACTTCTGGAGAG CTGCTACAACAGAACCACTCGTCTCTAA
- the LOC139813662 gene encoding uncharacterized protein isoform X2: MGLNKGDVVALVAPNLPDTVLGFLGSSSAGLVVTTVNPLYTAEEMPRQLLKANAKAVITSSAIASTVLVATRACLPRETPVIVIDDKTGSIPEGLIPFDDLITRGKSLSSVNPDTTCDDIAVLPFSSGTTGLPKGVMLTHRNLVSNIMMTQSSINVFQPTTSTYQEVFPTFLPIFHIYGMNALTFPRLTFGGKIVTIPKFVPETFLNVLEKQKATALYVVPPVVLFLTASPLVKKHHFEHMHMMMSGAAPLAKTDVDRFYEKYSIDPNVFKFHQGYGLTESSPVAFVEHGHKYSSIGRNIANCQARLVDITTQEDVSTTGQTGELWLKGPHIMKGYLDDEAATKNTLTEDGWLKTGDIAYFDEDFDFYITDRLKELIKVKGFQVPPAELEALLRMHPDVVEAAVIGIPHARHGEVPKAFVVVSKGKKPTEDDIKNFVKGKVSDYKQLEGGVTFVDEIPKNPSGKILRSKLKQNYKS; the protein is encoded by the exons ATGGGTCTCAATAAGGGCGACGTAGTAGCCCTAGTAGCGCCCAATCTGCCGGACACAGTTCTAGGTTTCCTTGGAAGCTCGTCAGCGGGACTCGTTGTCACTACCGTAAATCCGCTGTACACGGCTG AGGAGATGCCGAGGCAGTTGTTGAAAGCCAATGCGAAAGCAGTCATCACTTCGTCCGCAATTGCATCCACAGTGCTCGTTGCAACAAGGGCATGTCTTCCACGTGAAACTCCTGTTATTGTGATTGACGATAAGACTGGTTCTATTCCCGAGGGTTTGATACCTTTTGAT GATCTTATAACACGAGGCAAGTCACTGTCATCTGTAAATCCAGACACAACTTGCGATGACATAGCGGTTTTGCCATTTTCAAGCGGTACTACTGGATTACCAAAGGGTGTTATGCTAACGCATCGCAATCTGGTGTCTAATATAATGATGACTCAATCTTCTATCAATGTATTCCAACCTACTACAA GTACATATCAGGAAGTATTCCCTACGTTTTTACcaattttccatatttatgGGATGAATGCTTTAACATTTCCACGTCTTACTTTCGGCGGGAAGATAGTCACCATTCCAAAATTTGTACCTGAGACGTTCCTTAACGTATTGGAAAAACAAAAG GCGACTGCACTCTACGTCGTACCACCCGTAGTGCTATTTCTAACGGCTTCTCCTCTTGTGAAAAAGCATCACTTCGAGCATATGCATATGATGATgagcggcgccgcgccgctcgccAAAACGGACGTCGATAGATTCTACGAAAAATACAGCATTGACCCGAATGTCTTCAAGTTCCACCAAG GTTACGGATTGACGGAAAGTTCACCAGTGGCGTTTGTTGAGCATGGACATAAATATTCCAGCATTGGAAGAAATATAGCAAATTGTCAAGCACGTCTGGTGGATATAACGACACAGGAGGATGTCAGCACTACTGGACAAACTGGCGAGTTATGGCTCAAGGGACCTCACATTATGAAAGGGTATCTAGATGACGAAGCCGCTACAAAGAATACGCTAACCGAGGATGGATGGTTAAAAACGGGCGATATTGCATACTTCGATGAAGATTTCGATTTCTATATTACAGACAGATTAAAAGAACTTATCAAAGTCAAAGGATTCCAG GTACCGCCGGCGGAACTGGAAGCGCTGCTGCGGATGCATCCAGACGTGGTGGAAGCGGCAGTGATTGGTATTCCGCACGCGAGGCATGGTGAGGTACCGAAAGCGTTCGTGGTGGTGAGCAAGGGTAAGAAACCTACGGAGGACGACATTAAGAACTTTGTGAAAGGGAAGGTCTCCGACTACAAGCAACTGGAAG gTGGAGTCACATTTGTCGACGAAATTCCGAAGAATCCGAgcggaaaaattttaagatcaAAGTTAAAGCAAAACTACAAGTCGTAA
- the LOC139813663 gene encoding uncharacterized protein isoform X1, which translates to MCASRKSILWLYTYIVTKVYKVLAVLLLSVIPWPGPSVFKISCPRDRASVVRRIVHKRWIPILKKYQVELPLECPFHESRDIFRPQQKAKHQHRPSQWTCGLCGKSFYAEKHLEVHFDNRHKSNVNTAEDAVCLADYCDIMRCEVLGNRDFENSVDDDGEHLNTDIQVWRENTEQKKQQQQRRSTSIVPCESRGLARMYPADKSCSVAGGGAVTKLQRYCRRDDHHDDGDMHNHRLARSSYHNEIAEADNKNIDCEEDEDEEDEEDVEDEENLVEAALPAVDKKQRRRGLHLRKLKSNCKPEELQKLKTQCEILVRDCIAGLLANLSLRDFQEIEGELNRAICWYLSCDRYWEDTKRPQRHTPWYLLTIFMLLLFSSIYACYYIIWVCFNTSDEDRLDGTGSVDYNGSTDRSSTSPLHDPSIHNEGRLERRKGDHGDENLPLSSEDMPDHYIYVSYPPELKRRLLESDPPAYSCYNRTTRL; encoded by the exons ATGTGTGCCTCGAGGAAGAGTATTCTTTggctgtatacatatattgttacgAAGGTATATAAG gttTTGGCAGTTTTGCTTCTATCTGTGATTCCATGGCCGGGCCCCAGCGTCTTTAAAATATCATGCCCCCGCGATCGAGCGTCCGTAGTGAGGAGGATAGTTCACAAG AGATGGATACCAATACTGAAGAAATATCAGGTAGAATTGCCGTTGGAATGCCCATTCCACGAGAGTCGAGATATTTTTCGGCCACAACAAAAGGCGAAGCATCAGCACAGGCCATCACAATGGACCTGCGGCCTTTGCGGCAAGTCCTTCTATGCCGAGAAACATCTGGAAGTCCACTTCGATAACAGACACAAAAGCAATGTTAATACG gCAGAAGACGCGGTATGCCTAGCGGACTACTGCGACATCATGCGCTGCGAGGTGCTGGGCAACCGCGACTTCGAGAACTCGGTGGACGACGATGGCGAGCACTTGAACACCGATATCCAAGTGTGGCGCGAAAATACCGAGCAGAAGAAGCAACAGCAACAACGTCGCAGCACTTCTATCGTGCCGTGCGAGTCACGCGGCCTCGCCAGGATGTATCCTGCAGATAAATCCTGCTCCGTCGCCGGCGGTGGAGCAGTGACGAAGCTGCAGCGTTACTGCCGTCGCGACGACCACCACGACGACGGTGACATGCACAATCATAGACTAGCGAGATCGTCCTATCACAACGAGATCGCCGAAGCGGATAATAAGAATATTGACTGcgaggaggacgaggacgaggaggacgaggaggacGTGGAGGACGAAGAGAATCTGGTGGAAGCGGCGCTGCCCGCTGTCGACAAAAAACAGAGACGGCGGGGGCTGCATTTGAGGAAGCTAAAGTCCAACTGCAAGCCGGAGGAACTGCAGAAGCTGAAGACCCAATGTGAA ATACTCGTGCGTGATTGCATCGCCGGACTGCTCGCTAATCTTTCCCTACGGGATTTCCAAGAAATCGAAG GGGAGCTAAACCGAGCGATCTGCTGGTATCTCAGCTGCGACAGATACTGGGAGGACACAAAAAGACCGCAGCGTCACACACCCTGGTACCTACTGACCATCTTCATGCTGCTCCTGTTTTCATCGATTTACGCATGTTACTACATAATCTGGGTTTGCTTTAA CACCTCGGACGAAGACAGACTGGACGGTACCGGAAGCGTGGATTACAACGGAAGCACGGATCGCTCGAGTACTTCTCCGTTGCATGACCCAAGTATTCATAACGAAGGCAGGTTGGAGAGACGGAAGGGCGATCATGGGGACGAGAACCTGCCCTTATCAAGCGAGGATATGCCCGATCATTATATCTACGTCTCATACCCACCCGAGCTGAAGCGGCGACTTCTGGAGAG TGATCCTCCTGCTTACAGCTGCTACAACAGAACCACTCGTCTCTAA
- the LOC139813662 gene encoding uncharacterized protein isoform X1 produces MATHAFHRIQRLSRVLDAGMRTINSTLRRASALSGQARIVTGPNNEKIIMSPAGEASYPETLIHEFVWNNIENYPNHVALECGVNGKKYTFAQAKDATYYIGRSLRHMGLNKGDVVALVAPNLPDTVLGFLGSSSAGLVVTTVNPLYTAEEMPRQLLKANAKAVITSSAIASTVLVATRACLPRETPVIVIDDKTGSIPEGLIPFDDLITRGKSLSSVNPDTTCDDIAVLPFSSGTTGLPKGVMLTHRNLVSNIMMTQSSINVFQPTTSTYQEVFPTFLPIFHIYGMNALTFPRLTFGGKIVTIPKFVPETFLNVLEKQKATALYVVPPVVLFLTASPLVKKHHFEHMHMMMSGAAPLAKTDVDRFYEKYSIDPNVFKFHQGYGLTESSPVAFVEHGHKYSSIGRNIANCQARLVDITTQEDVSTTGQTGELWLKGPHIMKGYLDDEAATKNTLTEDGWLKTGDIAYFDEDFDFYITDRLKELIKVKGFQVPPAELEALLRMHPDVVEAAVIGIPHARHGEVPKAFVVVSKGKKPTEDDIKNFVKGKVSDYKQLEGGVTFVDEIPKNPSGKILRSKLKQNYKS; encoded by the exons ATGGCGACACACGCGTTTCACCGTATTCAGAGGCTGAGTCGAGTACTGGATGCAGGAATGAGGACGATAAACTCCACATTAAGACGTGCATCGGCCTTGTCAGGACAAGCCAGAATTGTGACGGGACCAAACAACGAGAAGATTATTATGTCTCCGGCTGGTGAAGCTTCCTACCCGGAAACCTTGATCCACGAATTTGTTTGGAATAATATCGAGAATTATCCTAACCATGTTGCTTTG GAGTGTGGCGTGAACGGTAAGAAATACACGTTCGCGCAAGCCAAGGATGCAACATATTATATCGGTAGAAGTTTGCGACACATGGGTCTCAATAAGGGCGACGTAGTAGCCCTAGTAGCGCCCAATCTGCCGGACACAGTTCTAGGTTTCCTTGGAAGCTCGTCAGCGGGACTCGTTGTCACTACCGTAAATCCGCTGTACACGGCTG AGGAGATGCCGAGGCAGTTGTTGAAAGCCAATGCGAAAGCAGTCATCACTTCGTCCGCAATTGCATCCACAGTGCTCGTTGCAACAAGGGCATGTCTTCCACGTGAAACTCCTGTTATTGTGATTGACGATAAGACTGGTTCTATTCCCGAGGGTTTGATACCTTTTGAT GATCTTATAACACGAGGCAAGTCACTGTCATCTGTAAATCCAGACACAACTTGCGATGACATAGCGGTTTTGCCATTTTCAAGCGGTACTACTGGATTACCAAAGGGTGTTATGCTAACGCATCGCAATCTGGTGTCTAATATAATGATGACTCAATCTTCTATCAATGTATTCCAACCTACTACAA GTACATATCAGGAAGTATTCCCTACGTTTTTACcaattttccatatttatgGGATGAATGCTTTAACATTTCCACGTCTTACTTTCGGCGGGAAGATAGTCACCATTCCAAAATTTGTACCTGAGACGTTCCTTAACGTATTGGAAAAACAAAAG GCGACTGCACTCTACGTCGTACCACCCGTAGTGCTATTTCTAACGGCTTCTCCTCTTGTGAAAAAGCATCACTTCGAGCATATGCATATGATGATgagcggcgccgcgccgctcgccAAAACGGACGTCGATAGATTCTACGAAAAATACAGCATTGACCCGAATGTCTTCAAGTTCCACCAAG GTTACGGATTGACGGAAAGTTCACCAGTGGCGTTTGTTGAGCATGGACATAAATATTCCAGCATTGGAAGAAATATAGCAAATTGTCAAGCACGTCTGGTGGATATAACGACACAGGAGGATGTCAGCACTACTGGACAAACTGGCGAGTTATGGCTCAAGGGACCTCACATTATGAAAGGGTATCTAGATGACGAAGCCGCTACAAAGAATACGCTAACCGAGGATGGATGGTTAAAAACGGGCGATATTGCATACTTCGATGAAGATTTCGATTTCTATATTACAGACAGATTAAAAGAACTTATCAAAGTCAAAGGATTCCAG GTACCGCCGGCGGAACTGGAAGCGCTGCTGCGGATGCATCCAGACGTGGTGGAAGCGGCAGTGATTGGTATTCCGCACGCGAGGCATGGTGAGGTACCGAAAGCGTTCGTGGTGGTGAGCAAGGGTAAGAAACCTACGGAGGACGACATTAAGAACTTTGTGAAAGGGAAGGTCTCCGACTACAAGCAACTGGAAG gTGGAGTCACATTTGTCGACGAAATTCCGAAGAATCCGAgcggaaaaattttaagatcaAAGTTAAAGCAAAACTACAAGTCGTAA
- the LOC139813663 gene encoding uncharacterized protein isoform X2 produces MCASRKSILWLYTYIVTKVYKVLAVLLLSVIPWPGPSVFKISCPRDRASVVRRIVHKRWIPILKKYQVELPLECPFHESRDIFRPQQKAKHQHRPSQWTCGLCGKSFYAEKHLEVHFDNRHKSNVNTAEDAVCLADYCDIMRCEVLGNRDFENSVDDDGEHLNTDIQVWRENTEQKKQQQQRRSTSIVPCESRGLARMYPADKSCSVAGGGAVTKLQRYCRRDDHHDDGDMHNHRLARSSYHNEIAEADNKNIDCEEDEDEEDEEDVEDEENLVEAALPAVDKKQRRRGLHLRKLKSNCKPEELQKLKTQCEILVRDCIAGLLANLSLRDFQEIEGELNRAICWYLSCDRYWEDTKRPQRHTPWYLLTIFMLLLFSSIYACYYIIWVCFNTSDEDRLDGTGSVDYNGSTDRSSTSPLHDPSIHNEGRLERRKGDHGDENLPLSSEDMPDHYIYVSYPPELKRRLLESCYNRTTRL; encoded by the exons ATGTGTGCCTCGAGGAAGAGTATTCTTTggctgtatacatatattgttacgAAGGTATATAAG gttTTGGCAGTTTTGCTTCTATCTGTGATTCCATGGCCGGGCCCCAGCGTCTTTAAAATATCATGCCCCCGCGATCGAGCGTCCGTAGTGAGGAGGATAGTTCACAAG AGATGGATACCAATACTGAAGAAATATCAGGTAGAATTGCCGTTGGAATGCCCATTCCACGAGAGTCGAGATATTTTTCGGCCACAACAAAAGGCGAAGCATCAGCACAGGCCATCACAATGGACCTGCGGCCTTTGCGGCAAGTCCTTCTATGCCGAGAAACATCTGGAAGTCCACTTCGATAACAGACACAAAAGCAATGTTAATACG gCAGAAGACGCGGTATGCCTAGCGGACTACTGCGACATCATGCGCTGCGAGGTGCTGGGCAACCGCGACTTCGAGAACTCGGTGGACGACGATGGCGAGCACTTGAACACCGATATCCAAGTGTGGCGCGAAAATACCGAGCAGAAGAAGCAACAGCAACAACGTCGCAGCACTTCTATCGTGCCGTGCGAGTCACGCGGCCTCGCCAGGATGTATCCTGCAGATAAATCCTGCTCCGTCGCCGGCGGTGGAGCAGTGACGAAGCTGCAGCGTTACTGCCGTCGCGACGACCACCACGACGACGGTGACATGCACAATCATAGACTAGCGAGATCGTCCTATCACAACGAGATCGCCGAAGCGGATAATAAGAATATTGACTGcgaggaggacgaggacgaggaggacgaggaggacGTGGAGGACGAAGAGAATCTGGTGGAAGCGGCGCTGCCCGCTGTCGACAAAAAACAGAGACGGCGGGGGCTGCATTTGAGGAAGCTAAAGTCCAACTGCAAGCCGGAGGAACTGCAGAAGCTGAAGACCCAATGTGAA ATACTCGTGCGTGATTGCATCGCCGGACTGCTCGCTAATCTTTCCCTACGGGATTTCCAAGAAATCGAAG GGGAGCTAAACCGAGCGATCTGCTGGTATCTCAGCTGCGACAGATACTGGGAGGACACAAAAAGACCGCAGCGTCACACACCCTGGTACCTACTGACCATCTTCATGCTGCTCCTGTTTTCATCGATTTACGCATGTTACTACATAATCTGGGTTTGCTTTAA CACCTCGGACGAAGACAGACTGGACGGTACCGGAAGCGTGGATTACAACGGAAGCACGGATCGCTCGAGTACTTCTCCGTTGCATGACCCAAGTATTCATAACGAAGGCAGGTTGGAGAGACGGAAGGGCGATCATGGGGACGAGAACCTGCCCTTATCAAGCGAGGATATGCCCGATCATTATATCTACGTCTCATACCCACCCGAGCTGAAGCGGCGACTTCTGGAGAG CTGCTACAACAGAACCACTCGTCTCTAA